The Candidatus Neomarinimicrobiota bacterium genome contains the following window.
GCGCAAGTCCTGGAATATTTCGTGTGAGTCCGTAAATCTATCAACTGCACGATATAGCTGAATCCCTTCCCTTACTTTTTCCGGGAGTGATTCATGCTTCACGCCCCGCATGAAGTCGGCCATGATATTGCCCAGTCGGGACAACTCATCATCGGGGGAGATCAGTAAATGGGCGAGATAATTCATCACCCAGTCTAATACGAATTTTCTCTGGTTAAAACTCTATCTTGTAACTGAGAGATGGAACAACGATCATCTCTTCAACCAGTTGCACCTTATCCAATTCGTAGTCAAACTCATAGTATGAGTCTGTTGGACTGCCGAGAGCGTTCATCAGTTGTAAGGCCCAAACACTTGAATACCTCGCTTTATTTTTGCGGTATGTGATACTGATATCCAGCATTGCCTTGCTGGCATCCTGTTCTTCAAAAGCACGTGATTCATCTGAAATTACCTCTTGAGCAGCTATCGTTTTTGCGATATTAGCGGGTGATCTTCTAGCGCCTCCTGCTACTTTCAATTTGACATTTAGACCTAGAATATTTTCCCTTGTCCGACCCAACATATACTCTTTCCCTATTAATCCATTCACCACATATTTCGTAGCATATCGGGTCTCCCGCTCTATTCCATCACCTCCTGTGTACTTGGATTCAAAAATTGAGGCAGTTACCAGAAAATACATATTGTTGATCAGATATCGTTCCAGGGTTATATCCAAACCATAATTATGACCAAGTCCATCATTCACCAGGGGACTATTAAAGCTGAGATCCTGTGCAAAATTCAACATTGAAAATGAGCTGTCCTGAATTACCGGGACATTATAGGCGAATTGAAGATATGGCTCGAGTTTGATGATTGTGTTCATCGATAGTTTCTGTTGGTATGCAAGAATGAGGTGGTGAGCTTTGGACAATCCCAAATTTTTATTTGGTTGGGTGGCCTGGCCATTTGTCGGTTGTTCAACAAAATAGATGCGGAGTTCTTCCATCTGGCTGTGATCACCATATCCTAGACTCAGGGAGCGGATTGGATCAATTTTCCAGGTCAAGCCCAGTCTGGGTTCAATTGTAATCTCATCATTCACACTGAAATGTTGCAGGTGAATTCCTGTATTTAGTTCAAGTTTTGGACTTAGACCAAAGCGTGATTGAGAATATACCTGTGTCAGGTTAGCCACATCGTTTTGATCGACCAGCCGTGTCAATGGCAAGGTATTATTCAGAGCGGCTTGCTGGTCAAAATGAAAGTTCAATCTGTCAAAAATCACACCGGTGCGATTGGCGTGCTTCCGACTGAATCGCGTATTGAGATAGGAAGATAAAGTCACGGTCCCAGATGTATTCTCCGCCAAATAATTATCTTGAAGGATCAATTCATCATTAAGACGATACATATTCATTGTGGAGTGCTGTTCAGTCCGGATAACACTTGTTTTAATATATGTGTTTTGTGTTGCCAGATACTTGTGAGTAAGACCCAAAACATTCATTCCCATTTCGAGATCATATGATATCCTATCCCATGGAACCGTCCATAAACTTGAGTCCGCCTTCTCAGGTTCAATATTTATATCATTTGAGCCAAGACCCCATATTGAAAATTTTCCATATTTTTGAGTGGGGATGACCAGCTTGTAGGTATAGTCTGTATATTCTGGAATCTGTTCAGAAGGGATGAAGTCCTTTATCAAAGCAAAAGTCGAGTAGCGATAATTGAAAAGGTAGGATGCATTCTCAGTGCCCGGTATGGGTCCCTCGGCGGCAGCATCTAAACCCAGGACTCCAGCTTGAAATGTATACTCAGTTGTTTCAGTATTCCCTTCGCGTAATTTCATGTCAAACACACCAGCCAGTGCATTTCCATATTCTGCGGGAAATGCTCCCGTATAAAAATCTGAATTACCCAGAACATGACTGCTCAAGACAGAAACAAAGCCGCCACCGGCTACATTGATATCAGGAAAATGATTGGGACTGGGAACTCGAACACCCTCTACCTGCCACAACAACCCCTTGGCAGCGTTTCCCCTAACAACGATGGCATTATCCTGGGCAGCTCCCGTTGAAACACCTGCAAAAGACGAGGCCAAACGGGCAGGATCATCCATCCCTCCGGCATATCTGCGTGCCTCCTCAACAGTAAAGGTCCTGGCGCTCACGACGGCCATTGAGTTTTGAGGGATCTCCTTGCTGCTGGCACCTTCAACGATAACCTGCTCGGTTTCTATGATAGATTGGACCAGTTGAAAGGTTACAACCACCTCTTTGGCCGAACTTACCAATATTTCTGGCAAGACCTGGGGCTCAAAACCGATATAGCTGGTTTTTAGATCATATCGGCCCACGGGAATTCTATCTATCCAGAAAAGTCCATTGTGATCAGTAGTCGCCCCTCTCACAGGCTCTATCCCGAGAACAATCACATTTGCCCCAATCAATGGTTCTTGAGTATCCTGGTCTAAGACTTTCCCCTTTATTGTTTGAGTGAGAGGTTGAGCACATAGCATGCTTGAGTAAAGCAGGAAAACCAGTATGGAAATGGAAGCTCTTTTGGTGTGCGTGAATTTTATTCGTCTGTTTGAATGTCTGTTCATCCTTTTGCCCCTTCAGCTTTAGGGCCTTCAGACTTTCAAACTCCAAGCCATCATTAAAAGTGAGTGTATACACTTACTTTTGCAAAGGTGAATCAGCATGGGCTATATCAATATGATATAAACCCTCACTGCTATGGTATAGACTCTGTGGTTTTTTTAGAGCCCCAGATCCTTATCAATAATAATTTTTGTCACCGCCAGTATTTCTGCTGTTTCAACCCGCAGTAATTTTAGGAAGAGGTCATAACCAGCTTCTTTCTCATATAGTTCACCTGCAAGCAAGAGTTCTGCTCCCAATAGCTCTCCAATCTTGGTGGTTTGAGCCTCTGTCAAAAGTCCCGACAGCTGTAACTTTTGCTCTTCCAGAACAGCCTGGAGGTCTTTGCGGGCGATGAGAACAAACTGGTTGTTTTGTGCCACGGATAGTTGAACCTGCTCCTGGAAATATTCTGCGCTGAGTTCAGAATGTTCTGTTTTCGCGTGAATGGGCAGGACACCCAATCTCCTGGAATCCTCAATCTTGAGTGTTGAATAGTCAATGAGGTTGGAGATGGCTTCCTTAAAGAGCTTCGACAGGGTTTCCTCTCTGGATTCATGGTCCACCTTCTCAGCTTCAAAGTAGCCTTCATCCATTTCCAGGGGATCATCTGTAAAGTTGGAGATTTCCTCTTTGGCCAGACGCATGATAATGGCTTCCAGTTTATCCGTCTGATAATTGGAACCAGTATGATGACTCACGCTGCCTGCTACACCACCCACGTTTTCACCCGTCTCTTTACCGTAGGTTAAGAACAAGTATTTGGCATAAGTGAGTTGTGAAATTTGTCGCAATACATACTCTCCACGAATATCCAGGCCACCGGTTCCCACTGTGAATAATTTGATGCCCTTCTTTTTGGCTTCCAGGGCAGCGGAGATATAGGTGTACCTCTGACCATAGTCCAGGTGAGCTGAAGCATCGGTAATGACAAAGCCTAAACGTAACCCATCCTGGTTCCAGTCCACATTCCGCATGGCCTTATGTAGTGCGGCTTGCAAATCTTCTGGCGTATCACCACCACCAGCTGCTCTCACATTTTCAAGAGCCTGGCGAAACACATCAATATCTGAAGTAAGGGGTACGACTTGTGTGCGATACTTGTCATCTTTATCTCGATACAGTACCATGCCGAAGCGGATCAAGGTTTGATTCGAAAGTGCTGAGAGGTTCATGTGTATCAAATCAATGGTGGCAATGAGGCGTTTGATTTCCTCACCCATACTGCCTGTGGTATCCAGGATAAATACAATATCCACTGGTGTCCTGGGTTGTAAATCCCGGGCCTGGTCTGCCTGGATGATAATTGTGCGGGGGCCATTGCGTTTTACCTCTACCGTCTTATAACCATCGTCAACTGTATAACCGACATGGAAGGTTTTATCCTTGGCAGCCACTTCAGAGGGGTAAAAGAAATATGAACCATCTGCATAGGTTTTGCCCTCATCCAGAAGTCGACTCTCTTTGCGATCAAAAATCTTAATCTCAACATTGGGCAGACTCTTGCCATCCTTGTCCTCCAACAACAAATGAATCCGCTCGTTGATGTCATAGGCATAACTGTTTACAGAAGATTTGTACTGGTTTAAAAAGTTGAGGAAGTAATTGAATTGCTGATTGTCATCGGCAAAGCCTGCCTTCAGCCCTCCAGATTGCGGGGGGGCAGGTCGTGGTGTTGACATCTTGATGTCACCTGGATGTGAAGGTACACCCATGTCTGATGGAATTGTCGCAGGTGCCAATTCATCTGTTGTATATCTTGGGTCTTCAACAAGACTCTCTGTTGCCTCACTTTCAACAGGTAGTGCAGGTCGAGGTTTTGTCCCCCTGTCTGACTCTGCTGGAGGGGGATCTTCACTATCTTCTTTCGATGGTTTTTTGCCAGATGAGCTGCCCCCCATAACCTCTGCGGATGTATCTTTTCCTTTTGATGCAGTGACACCTCTGGCAATCTCTGGTTTCGTGGCTGTGACGGTGACCGATTGTCCCTTTATCTTTTGCGTCTTCAGTCGGAAATTGACCTTGCTTGTTTTTCCGCCTTTTACCTTCACTTTTTTAACGGTTTCAGGGGTATAGCCAATCATGGTGGCCTTTAGGGTGTAAACCCCCTCAGGAACATTGATTATTTTATAATTGCCTTTTAGGTCTGTTGCGGCCCCCAGACCATGCTTTTGTATGACCACATTCACTCCAGCAAGTGGATCTCCGGTCTTGGCATCGGTTACCCGTCCCTTTATGCTGCCCTTGGAAGCTGACATAAGTGGCATGGCAATAACTAGCAGTGCTAGAAGTAGACGTTTCATTCTGGTCCCCCGTTTTGAAATTTGCAATCCATTCTTGTGATTATAGCTGACATGTTATACTAAAACTTGACTCCAATGTTTCTTATGGGGTTCTGCACACCCATAGTTGCATGTTCCCCTTGCCTGTAATTTGGGTTTCAAGCGTTTCCAGCCCAAGGGTCTTTATGAGATACGGCATGCCCCCCTGCTGCATGAATGACCGAAAACCTGTGTA
Protein-coding sequences here:
- a CDS encoding TonB-dependent receptor yields the protein MNRHSNRRIKFTHTKRASISILVFLLYSSMLCAQPLTQTIKGKVLDQDTQEPLIGANVIVLGIEPVRGATTDHNGLFWIDRIPVGRYDLKTSYIGFEPQVLPEILVSSAKEVVVTFQLVQSIIETEQVIVEGASSKEIPQNSMAVVSARTFTVEEARRYAGGMDDPARLASSFAGVSTGAAQDNAIVVRGNAAKGLLWQVEGVRVPSPNHFPDINVAGGGFVSVLSSHVLGNSDFYTGAFPAEYGNALAGVFDMKLREGNTETTEYTFQAGVLGLDAAAEGPIPGTENASYLFNYRYSTFALIKDFIPSEQIPEYTDYTYKLVIPTQKYGKFSIWGLGSNDINIEPEKADSSLWTVPWDRISYDLEMGMNVLGLTHKYLATQNTYIKTSVIRTEQHSTMNMYRLNDELILQDNYLAENTSGTVTLSSYLNTRFSRKHANRTGVIFDRLNFHFDQQAALNNTLPLTRLVDQNDVANLTQVYSQSRFGLSPKLELNTGIHLQHFSVNDEITIEPRLGLTWKIDPIRSLSLGYGDHSQMEELRIYFVEQPTNGQATQPNKNLGLSKAHHLILAYQQKLSMNTIIKLEPYLQFAYNVPVIQDSSFSMLNFAQDLSFNSPLVNDGLGHNYGLDITLERYLINNMYFLVTASIFESKYTGGDGIERETRYATKYVVNGLIGKEYMLGRTRENILGLNVKLKVAGGARRSPANIAKTIAAQEVISDESRAFEEQDASKAMLDISITYRKNKARYSSVWALQLMNALGSPTDSYYEFDYELDKVQLVEEMIVVPSLSYKIEF
- a CDS encoding carboxypeptidase-like regulatory domain-containing protein; this encodes MKRLLLALLVIAMPLMSASKGSIKGRVTDAKTGDPLAGVNVVIQKHGLGAATDLKGNYKIINVPEGVYTLKATMIGYTPETVKKVKVKGGKTSKVNFRLKTQKIKGQSVTVTATKPEIARGVTASKGKDTSAEVMGGSSSGKKPSKEDSEDPPPAESDRGTKPRPALPVESEATESLVEDPRYTTDELAPATIPSDMGVPSHPGDIKMSTPRPAPPQSGGLKAGFADDNQQFNYFLNFLNQYKSSVNSYAYDINERIHLLLEDKDGKSLPNVEIKIFDRKESRLLDEGKTYADGSYFFYPSEVAAKDKTFHVGYTVDDGYKTVEVKRNGPRTIIIQADQARDLQPRTPVDIVFILDTTGSMGEEIKRLIATIDLIHMNLSALSNQTLIRFGMVLYRDKDDKYRTQVVPLTSDIDVFRQALENVRAAGGGDTPEDLQAALHKAMRNVDWNQDGLRLGFVITDASAHLDYGQRYTYISAALEAKKKGIKLFTVGTGGLDIRGEYVLRQISQLTYAKYLFLTYGKETGENVGGVAGSVSHHTGSNYQTDKLEAIIMRLAKEEISNFTDDPLEMDEGYFEAEKVDHESREETLSKLFKEAISNLIDYSTLKIEDSRRLGVLPIHAKTEHSELSAEYFQEQVQLSVAQNNQFVLIARKDLQAVLEEQKLQLSGLLTEAQTTKIGELLGAELLLAGELYEKEAGYDLFLKLLRVETAEILAVTKIIIDKDLGL